A single region of the Gracilibacillus caseinilyticus genome encodes:
- a CDS encoding fructose-1,6-bisphosphatase — MDTKYLDLLAEKYDCEEKVVTEIVNLEAILNLPKGTEHFVSDLHGEYHAFQHVLRNGSGKVKEKITDIFKDRLTDQEIDDFATLVYYPEEKIKLMKNKFSSKNELHEWYQETICNMITLIPYASSKYTRSKLRKALPEQFVYVIEELLYKSDKYSNKKSYYEMILQQIITLGQSEKLITGLAYTIQRLIVDHLHVVGDIYDRGPDPDKIMDTLINYHSLDIQWGNHDVLWLGAFAGSKVCLANIIRICARYDNLDIIEDVYGINLRPLLTLAEKYYDDNAPFRPKEHKDKLLSDHESLQITKIHQAIAMIQFKLESPIIKRRDFFNMSERLVLEKVDYENNEITIYGNTYSLKNTCFATIDPADPARLLEEEEEVMNKLLLSVQHSEKLARHMKFLMKKGNLYLRYNGNLLIHGCIPLNEDGEMEQMVIEGETYKGRALLDQFEHYLQYSFSHRDRTDDLATDMVWYLWTGEYSSLFGKRAMTTFERYFIDDKASHKEKKNPYYYLREDEAVCRKLLEEFELDPDQGHIINGHTPVKEIEGENPIKANSKMIVIDGGFSKAYQSTTGIAGYTLLYNSFGMQLVAHQHFNSKEQVINNGADVLSVRRVVDKELERKKVRETNVGKELLEEIEMLKRLMEYRYMD; from the coding sequence GTGGATACGAAATACTTAGATTTGCTTGCAGAAAAATATGATTGCGAAGAAAAAGTGGTTACGGAAATCGTTAATTTAGAAGCTATTTTAAATCTTCCGAAAGGGACGGAGCACTTTGTCAGTGACTTACATGGTGAGTATCACGCCTTTCAGCATGTGCTGCGTAATGGATCTGGGAAGGTAAAAGAGAAGATTACCGATATTTTCAAAGATAGATTAACAGATCAGGAGATTGATGACTTTGCCACACTGGTCTACTATCCCGAAGAAAAAATTAAATTAATGAAAAACAAATTCTCCAGCAAAAACGAGCTGCACGAGTGGTATCAGGAAACAATTTGTAACATGATTACACTGATTCCATATGCCTCATCGAAATATACGCGTTCTAAGCTGCGTAAAGCTTTACCTGAGCAATTCGTCTATGTTATTGAAGAATTGCTGTACAAATCAGATAAGTATTCCAACAAGAAATCCTACTATGAAATGATACTGCAACAAATAATTACACTCGGCCAATCGGAGAAATTGATTACAGGCCTCGCCTATACGATCCAACGCCTTATCGTTGATCACCTTCACGTCGTTGGTGATATATATGATCGTGGACCTGATCCTGATAAAATTATGGATACCTTGATCAACTATCATTCCCTCGATATCCAGTGGGGGAATCATGATGTGCTCTGGCTAGGGGCTTTTGCGGGTTCTAAGGTGTGCCTGGCTAATATTATCCGAATTTGTGCACGTTATGATAATCTCGATATTATTGAAGATGTATATGGGATCAACCTTCGTCCATTGTTGACGTTGGCAGAGAAATATTACGATGATAATGCTCCTTTCCGGCCGAAAGAGCACAAGGACAAACTGCTGTCAGATCATGAATCGTTACAAATTACCAAGATCCATCAGGCAATTGCGATGATTCAGTTCAAGCTGGAAAGTCCGATTATTAAGCGTCGTGATTTTTTCAATATGTCCGAACGCTTAGTGTTAGAAAAGGTAGATTATGAGAATAACGAAATAACGATTTATGGTAATACGTATTCGCTCAAAAATACTTGCTTTGCTACGATTGATCCAGCTGACCCGGCCAGGTTACTGGAAGAGGAAGAAGAAGTGATGAATAAGCTGTTATTGTCGGTACAGCACTCGGAAAAGCTGGCACGACATATGAAATTTTTAATGAAAAAAGGGAATCTCTACTTACGGTATAATGGTAACTTATTGATTCACGGCTGTATTCCGCTCAACGAGGATGGTGAGATGGAGCAGATGGTGATCGAAGGCGAAACATATAAAGGAAGAGCATTACTCGATCAGTTTGAACACTATTTACAATATTCTTTTTCTCATCGGGATCGGACGGATGATCTGGCAACCGATATGGTCTGGTATTTGTGGACTGGGGAGTATTCCTCATTATTTGGAAAACGGGCGATGACGACATTTGAACGATATTTTATCGATGATAAAGCATCTCATAAGGAAAAGAAAAATCCGTATTATTACTTAAGAGAAGACGAAGCGGTCTGTCGTAAATTGCTGGAGGAGTTTGAGCTTGATCCGGATCAGGGCCATATTATTAATGGCCATACGCCGGTAAAGGAAATTGAAGGGGAGAATCCGATCAAGGCAAATAGCAAAATGATCGTCATTGATGGTGGTTTCTCGAAAGCCTATCAATCTACTACAGGTATCGCGGGTTACACCTTATTATATAATTCCTTCGGTATGCAGCTCGTTGCCCATCAGCATTTTAACTCGAAGGAGCAAGTGATCAACAACGGCGCTGACGTTCTTTCTGTCAGACGAGTAGTGGATAAAGAATTGGAACGGAAGAAAGTAAGGGAAACGAACGTTGGGAAGGAACTGTTAGAAGAGATTGAGATGTTGAAGCGGTTGATGGAATATCGGTATATGGATTGA
- a CDS encoding NAD(P)/FAD-dependent oxidoreductase — protein MKEFTIVGGGIAGASIAYHLAKKGQHVTVYDRFDQGQATFASAGIICPWTSQRRNKKWYRLVQEGARYYPAFIKDLEQTTNQPTGYKQNGAICLFKDDRIQQLAYERISAKQEASPEMGSVTKMAKKDVKALHPYLTDYYPAVFVEGGGQIDGESLLTSLKKGVLAHGGNWLVEDVDPRECQGTVIYTAGAWAGEFHDQPTIRHQRAELLHFQLDEDADAMGTPVVMGLGPMYIVGTGAGNSFAIGTTHEKTEEFSVAPSAENKAYLHHEAERYFPDVNIDDHKVSVGLRPFTRDSLPFIGYNDDNIFVVNGLGSTGLTAGPVIGREVAAFLSGEETTLNLADYGYYE, from the coding sequence ATGAAGGAATTTACTATAGTTGGCGGTGGGATAGCAGGTGCGTCTATCGCCTATCATCTTGCCAAAAAAGGACAACATGTCACCGTCTATGACCGGTTTGATCAAGGTCAGGCAACATTTGCATCCGCTGGCATCATCTGTCCCTGGACCAGCCAGCGCCGTAATAAAAAATGGTACCGTCTCGTCCAGGAAGGTGCTCGTTATTACCCAGCCTTTATTAAAGATTTGGAACAGACAACGAATCAGCCTACAGGTTACAAACAAAACGGTGCCATCTGTCTATTTAAAGATGATCGGATTCAGCAGCTGGCATACGAACGGATATCGGCAAAACAGGAGGCATCACCTGAAATGGGAAGTGTCACGAAAATGGCGAAGAAAGATGTAAAAGCTTTGCATCCTTATTTGACCGACTATTACCCAGCCGTATTTGTAGAAGGTGGCGGTCAAATTGATGGCGAAAGCTTGCTTACTTCATTGAAAAAAGGTGTGTTGGCACACGGGGGGAATTGGCTGGTGGAAGACGTCGATCCTAGAGAGTGCCAGGGTACCGTCATTTATACAGCGGGGGCATGGGCTGGTGAATTTCACGATCAGCCAACAATCCGGCATCAACGAGCGGAATTATTACATTTTCAACTGGATGAAGATGCAGATGCAATGGGTACACCGGTTGTTATGGGACTTGGTCCGATGTATATTGTTGGAACAGGTGCCGGCAACAGCTTTGCGATCGGCACAACACATGAGAAAACAGAGGAATTCTCCGTTGCGCCTTCTGCGGAAAACAAAGCCTATTTACATCATGAAGCAGAACGCTATTTTCCAGACGTAAACATAGACGATCACAAAGTCTCGGTAGGATTACGACCGTTCACGAGAGATTCCTTGCCGTTTATCGGATATAACGATGACAATATCTTCGTCGTTAATGGATTAGGTTCAACAGGCTTAACTGCGGGTCCTGTCATTGGACGTGAAGTAGCTGCCTTTTTATCCGGAGAAGAAACTACCTTGAACTTAGCCGATTATGGTTATTATGAATGA